The genomic interval TCGCGGAGCTCGCGGACGAGGCCGACGGCCTCGCCGACGAGACCCGTGCCTGCATCGCGGACGGCGCGCTCGTCGACCGCGCCCAGGAGCTGAGCGACTGGGTGTTCGCGAACGCGGTCCCCGGCGCCGCGGATCCGGCGACCGCGGTCACGGGGACGCCGTTCGTGCTCGTGAACGGCGTCGCATACGCGGGAGCGCCCGACAGCGCGGCCGAGTTCGACGCGTTCCTCGCGGAGCAGGGCGTCGGGCGCGCCGCGTCGGGATCCGGCGCCTCAGCCTCCTGAGCGGTCGCCGCGCGGACGGCCGGATCCGATCCGGCAGCCGGGCCGCGTGCTAGACTCGGTCGGCTATGCCCTCGACGCCTGCATCCCCCGCTCCGGCCGCCCGCGCGGGCGGGCTGATCTCCCGCACCGGCCTCGCCTACTACCCCGTCGCCCTCGTGGCGCGGCTGCCGTTCGCGATGATGGTGATCGGCGTGCTCACCCTCGTCGTCACCGCCCGCGAGTCGGTCGAACTGGGCGGGCTCACCTCCGCGATGGTCGGGCTCGGCGTCGCCTGCGTCGGGCCGCTCATCGGCGCCGCCGCCGACCGCTTCGGCCAGCGCCCGACGCTCCTCATCGCGGGAGCCGCCAACAGCGTGCTCCTGGGTCTTCTCGCCTGGCTCGCATTCGGCGACGCGCCGATCTGGCTCGTCTTCGCCGCTGCGTTCCTCTCCGGAGCCACAGTGCCGCAGATCTCGCCCATGTCGCGCTCGCGCCTGGTCACCATCATCCAGGGCGAGCTGCCCCTCGCCCGCCGCTCGCGGACGATGTCGACCGCCCTCGCCTACGAGTCGGCGGCCGACGAGGTCATCTTCGTCTTCGGTCCCGTCATCGTCGGCGTCCTCGCCACCGCCTGGGGGGCCTGGGCGCCGGTGGCGGGCGCGGCCGTGCTCACCGTGCTGTTCGTCACGGCGTTCGCACTGCACCGCACGAGCGCGCCGGCGAAATCGAGCGAGGAGCGCGCGGCCACGCTCGCCCCGGCCGCCGAGCTCGGACGCCCGGCGCTGCTCGTGACCGTGCTCGGCATCCTCTCCGTCGGCCTGTTCTTCGGCTCGATGCTCACGGCGCTGACGGCGTTCATGCAGGATCGCGGAGCCGCGGAGCAGGCGGGCATCGTCTACGGCGTCATGGGCGTCGGTTCCGCGATCTTCGCCATCGGTGTCGCGATCCTGCCGCCGCGCTTCACCCTCCGCGCCCGCTGGCCGGTGTTCGCGCTCCTCATCGTCTCGGGCGCGGTCCTGCTCCAGACGGCGGATGATCTGCCGCGCATGCTCCTGAGCCTCGCGCTCATGGGGATCGGGATCGGCCCGCTGCTCGTCACCCTGTACAGTTTCGGCGCCCATCGCAGCCCGGAGGGCCGCTCGGCGACCGTGATGTCCATGCTCGGTTCGGCGCTCATGGTCGGCCAGTCCGCCGCGGCCGCGATCACGGGGGCCGTCGCCGAACAGGCGGGCACCCGGGCCGCCCTCCTGCTGCCGCTCGGCGCCGCGCTGCTCGCCCTGCTCTCGGGCATCGCGAACGTCGCGCTCACCCCCGCCGCCGAGCGACTCGCCCTCCGGACGGGGCCGATCCCGCTCGATTGAGATCCATCCCGCGCGACCGGCGCGGTGCTGCGGCCGCCCGGTGCCGTGCTGCGGCCGCGCGTCCCCGGAATACCGATGCGGACCCGGGCGTTGCACGGGACGTCCCGCCGCCGCGACGCGGCGAGCGCCGCGTCCCGCCGATCCGGTGCCGCTCACGAGCCGGAGGTGGAAGAATGGAGATCATGCCTGCTGACGCGTTCACCCCGGCCGAGCTCGCCGCGCTCCGCCGCGAGTTCCCCTATTTCGCCGCGCACGACGCCGCCGCGCGCGACACCGGCGCGGCGCAGTCCGCCTACCTCGACGCCGCCGCGACCTCCCAGCGCCCCGCCCGCGTGCTCGACGCCGAGCGGTCGTTCCTCGAGACCGCGAACGCCGCCGTGCATCGGGGCACGAGCGGAGCCGTCGGGGCGGCGACGGAGGCCTTCGAGGGCGCCCGCGCCGCGGTCGCGCGCTTCGTCGGCGCCGGGGCGCCCGAGCAGATCGTCTGGGCGGAGAACGCGACGGATGCGCTGAACCTCGTGGCGCTCGGCATGGCCGAGGCGAACGCCGCGCTCGGGGACGGCGCGCGCGCCGCGCAGCTCGGCGTCCCCGGCAGCGAGCGCTTCGCCCTGGGGCCGGGCGATGAGATCCTCGTGACCGAGGCGGAGCATCACGCGAACCTCATCCCCTGGCAGCGGCTCGCCGCGAGGACCGGCGCCGAGTTCAGGTACGTTCCCGTGCGCGAGGACGGCACCTGGACGCTCGACGACGCGCGCGAGGCCCTCTCCGGGCGCACCCGTGTCTTCGCGTTCGCGCACGTCTCGAACGTCACCGGAGCCGTGTCGCCCGTCGCGGAGCTCGCGGAGCTCGCGCGCTCCGTGGGAGCCGTCACCGTGCTCGACGCCTGCCAGTCCGTGCCGCACATCCCGGTCGATCTCGGCGCGCTCGGCGTCGACTTCGCCGCGTTCTCGGCGCACAAGGCGCTCGGCCCGAACGGGCTCGGCGTGCTCTACGGGCGGTCCGAGATACTCGCGGCCCTCCCCCCGGCGCGCACGGGCGGCTCCGCGATCACGCGGGTGACGATGGAGCGCGCCGAGTTCATGCCGCCCCCGCTGCGCTTCGAGCCGGGCACGCAGCCGGTGTCGCAGGCCGTGGGGCTCGGCGCCGCGATCGCGTTCCTCGAGGAGGTGGGGATGTCGCGCGCCGCCGCGCACGAGCACGCGCTCATCGAGCGGCTCGTCGAGGGGATCGCCGCCATGCCGGGCGTGCGCCTGCTGGGACCGGCGGATCCCGCACGGCGCGTCGCGCTCGCCGCCGTCGCGGTCGAGGGACTGCACGCCCACGACGTCGGGCAGTTCCTCGACGAGCAGGGCGTGCTCGTGCGCGTCGGCCACCACTGCGCGCAGCCGCTCCACCGAGCGCTCGGCATGGCCTCCTCGACGCGCGCCAGCGTCCATCTGACCACCACCGAGGACGAGGTCGATCGCTTCCTCGACGCGCTCCGCGGCGCTCAGCGGTACTTCGGAGTGGAGGCCGCATGAGCGCGCTCGACGGGCTGTACCAGGAACTCATCCTCGACCACTCGAAGCGGCCGGTGGGCAAGGGCCCGCTCGACGCCCCCGCGGGGGACGTCACGGCCTCGCACCACGAGTTCAACCCGAGCTGCGGCGATGAGATCGACCTCTCCATCGCGGTGGATCCCGCGACGGGCGCGATCGACGCGCTCGCCTGGGAGGGGCAGGGCTGCTCCATCTCCATGGCCTCGGCGTCGATCCTGTCCCAGCTCGTGCGGGACGAGCGCCTCACCGTCGACGACGCCCGTGCGCGCATCGGGGCGTTCCGCGAGATGATCCAGTCCCGCGGCGACGGCGAGCCGGACGAGGAGCTCCTGGGCGACGCGATCGCCCTGCAGGGCGTCTCGAAGTTCGTGATGCGCGTGAAGTGCGCCATGCTCGGCTGGGTGGCCCTCGAGGCGGACCTCGCCCAGGTCGAGGTCGCGCGGGCGTAGCGCCCCGGGAGGACAGGAGCAGCGATGTCGGAGCCGATCCATCCGGGCAGCACGGCGGCCGAGGTCTCCGCCGCC from Leucobacter allii carries:
- a CDS encoding MFS transporter; this translates as MPSTPASPAPAARAGGLISRTGLAYYPVALVARLPFAMMVIGVLTLVVTARESVELGGLTSAMVGLGVACVGPLIGAAADRFGQRPTLLIAGAANSVLLGLLAWLAFGDAPIWLVFAAAFLSGATVPQISPMSRSRLVTIIQGELPLARRSRTMSTALAYESAADEVIFVFGPVIVGVLATAWGAWAPVAGAAVLTVLFVTAFALHRTSAPAKSSEERAATLAPAAELGRPALLVTVLGILSVGLFFGSMLTALTAFMQDRGAAEQAGIVYGVMGVGSAIFAIGVAILPPRFTLRARWPVFALLIVSGAVLLQTADDLPRMLLSLALMGIGIGPLLVTLYSFGAHRSPEGRSATVMSMLGSALMVGQSAAAAITGAVAEQAGTRAALLLPLGAALLALLSGIANVALTPAAERLALRTGPIPLD
- a CDS encoding aminotransferase class V-fold PLP-dependent enzyme, with amino-acid sequence MEIMPADAFTPAELAALRREFPYFAAHDAAARDTGAAQSAYLDAAATSQRPARVLDAERSFLETANAAVHRGTSGAVGAATEAFEGARAAVARFVGAGAPEQIVWAENATDALNLVALGMAEANAALGDGARAAQLGVPGSERFALGPGDEILVTEAEHHANLIPWQRLAARTGAEFRYVPVREDGTWTLDDAREALSGRTRVFAFAHVSNVTGAVSPVAELAELARSVGAVTVLDACQSVPHIPVDLGALGVDFAAFSAHKALGPNGLGVLYGRSEILAALPPARTGGSAITRVTMERAEFMPPPLRFEPGTQPVSQAVGLGAAIAFLEEVGMSRAAAHEHALIERLVEGIAAMPGVRLLGPADPARRVALAAVAVEGLHAHDVGQFLDEQGVLVRVGHHCAQPLHRALGMASSTRASVHLTTTEDEVDRFLDALRGAQRYFGVEAA
- the sufU gene encoding Fe-S cluster assembly sulfur transfer protein SufU, with the translated sequence MSALDGLYQELILDHSKRPVGKGPLDAPAGDVTASHHEFNPSCGDEIDLSIAVDPATGAIDALAWEGQGCSISMASASILSQLVRDERLTVDDARARIGAFREMIQSRGDGEPDEELLGDAIALQGVSKFVMRVKCAMLGWVALEADLAQVEVARA